TAAGAAACTGGAAATGGATTTACATTTCCTCTGTTTCGTTTTTATccataaaagatgaaaaagaaaagaatgaagacAGAGAAAAGGAACAGAAGATGTTGGTGGTGAGGGAGGAAATCTCACGTGCCGCACCACTCTTCATATGATGGATCTTTTTGCCTGTGCCGTCAAACGcgccatttttcttttattttttatttttcttttaaatctacCCTTCTCTCCTTTCCATCATATCATGCCTTCTCCTATGCCTCCATGTGCATCATACATACCCACCACACATAACTCTCTACATTTACAtcttttaatttctcaatttttataacaagtaaaataattaactaaaagCGCGAACTCACACCGAATCATGGCAATTAACTAGCAACTTTATGATCTGCCTATGAACTCTCTGAGTGTGTTTAGTTAAGAGGATGATCGGAGGAAACtgaatttgagaagatttgaggataattaaataaaagtggattttgaaataaatttttttaatttattatataaattaaatcctacactaatttttataaactttacttTAAAATTCACTCTTgtttatcttcaaatttcttcaaataaacaaaaaaaattattctcaaattcactcCATCACTCTCTCCCAATTACTCCAAGTGAAGACATCctttatattgattttgattatttaaattggTGTTGTTTGAAGTATTTACATATAATTTGCGATAAACAGAAAATTTAGAAAGTTGTGACGTTACAGAATTGATTATGCAGAGACATGTGAATTTTGAAGGTTTGTGGTGGGGTTTCTCTTTCCGCGGGCTGGAGCTTCCTCCTAGCTTCTTTGTGTTTTGTTTAATAGTGTTttacaataattgtttgtttaaatcggttttaattaaagaaaggaAGGAATATGAATTTATTAGTGAAAGGATTCTTTAGCCTTCCGACAATCATGGCGAGCATTTACAGTGTGATGCAAAGATACAATGGTACAGCTTGGAGTTACGATATCCATgcatctttttatctttcttctttctcttttcggATATATAAATACACACACAACTTATCTTTGCTTCGGACTATACTAATTAATCCATTCCTACAAAGTACAAACACACTCAATTTTCGGACACATGGCAATGCTTTTTTGCCGTCAAATATAATACTCCACGCTATCTCATTACACACCTCAAACTTTTATTCCTATTACTTCCCATGCTTTATTATGAGCTTCAACTTTAAAATGTATTAGTGAACATGCATTACCAAATTTGTACTTATTCTCAAATTATGAACGTTATATGATATTCTCAAATCTGTTCATTTGGATCGATAAGTTAAATATCCTTctttaagataaattatttacaatattaagAAATCAATGGGTATTTCAGAATATTAGACATATCGAAACAAATCACAATTGAGCTATAAGAGAAATGATTATTTATCATTTGAACCACTTTTTCTTCCACACAAATAGAATTAACAGATCAAcggttatttttttaaaccacTTTTTCATTATGTTATTCCGATTTAATGATATATCATCATTAGAGTTAATCactgattttatatttaaaatattgtttattttaattttatcacgattttgtctttcaaaaatgttttaatgttGAAAAATCTAAGTTTAGATAATCTCACattgagtaaaattacaaaactcaTAAATTCATTAACTTAAGAGTTTTTATTTAAGGTGAAGTTAATCCCTTAATTCATGTTTCATTAGTATTGATAAATCTTCCTCAAAAGAACTATCATTAAGAGAGTTAAGGAAATAATAtgtattcaatttcaaattattgatTGTATAGGAACaatttaagtaatttgaaagaaaatgttttagtaTTTCTAAACAAACACTTTTTACTTagtgattttataataaatgtttaaaaaatattaataatctcAGAGTTagtatcataataaaatttgttggaCCTCTCATGTCAATTACGATCAAATTTTATCAAATCCATAAATTTGTTGTTTCACGCCTCATTAGTACTTTTGGAAATcatacatcaattaaaaatatagttaaattacattatataaGTATTGTATATCTCACTTTGTATGttagataatatttataaaaaaagtaattattaatgcAAAATAAGTATATTAGATCGATTTTAGAGTGCATATTAGATTTCGCAATCGATCTAATATACGCTAATGTAATATGTCGAAAACATATTAGATTGGTTGTACAACTGatatataatacataatcaTGTTAGATTGATTTATAAACcaactaatataataaaaaacatttttgaaagTGACCATACGTGAAGGAGAGACTCTTCTTCTAGAAGTTGACCATGTAAAGGTGCAAAGAAAAGAACTATGAACCACCAAAAACCATCGACACACCACCACAGACCAACGCCAACCAACCGTCTAGTGAACCACCATGAAGAACATTGCACCCAACACAAAACATTGTGGATGTTCAATACACTTAGTTGACTAGGAGACTTCGCAAAACACCATGTAGACTAGTGACGTCATGATTATGTGTTTGTTTGCAGAAGAgataagaaaaacaacaaacaccAAGAAGAGACACTATGAAAAGAGCTTTCTCAAGACACAAAAACCACATACATGAGAAAATGAAGGGGGAAACATTAACTTGTTGTATCGATTGTTGAAGAGTGACttggaagaaaagaattttgttAAAGTGCGATACGACATTGGCAGGACACAATAGTAATATTGGTGAGTGGcctgaaaaaactaaaaacttcATTGTTTTTTgatagaaaaaagaagaagaagcattGAAAATGTAAGAGACAAAGTTTGAAAagtgaaaagattttcaacTTCATAATGAAATAACATAGTAGATCAATTGTTTCTTTAActagtataatatttatttattaagtcaGTTTTTctataatcaatttattatatacatattaaatcGATTCTCTctataactaatttaaatactttacaacatttataaaattttcattacatcttgaattaaatttgttttgttataatcaattttatatattttttaataccatCATTTTTCACTtgtagatataaaataataaaatttaattttgatatatattgcTATATATTCTGATAATTTATACatgataaaaatatgataattaatggtatatttattattttattgtggaatattagtaatataattttatcaaaaatattatagaagAAATATAGTGTAGAGCAAATAAGATTTATTAATAGGATGAAAATATGAATTAGGTTGATATTATAgcgaaaattatatattaaagaaaaaggaagaatgtAGGGTGAAAAAGTGATGAGCGGTGATATGGTTAGGTGTGGGTGGGGTAAGCGATGGAAGGGGGATGGAGGCCACGTGAGGTGATCGAAACTCACGTGCATAAAAACAAAAGGAGTatgcaaaacacaacacaacactgCATAACCTTACATAACCTAACTCAACTTGTATTACCTCCCATAAATCATATGATATGTGCACTGCAGAAGATCACACACACCAACTCTACTCTCTCTCCATAGGCCCACTTATGTAATGGGGTCCCCCACTTTATCACTCACGCATTCCACTGCCCTCCCAtattatcttcattttcattttctatttccaaactttcttatttttaaaataatattgtttatgtAGACGAGGATTACTCCTGCTCAACTCTTTTATCTGGAcgaatatatatttctttatcaaCTCTTTTATCTGGATGAATAAATGTTTCTTTATCTGTTTTAGGTGATCGATTAGTTTAAGGAAGGAACCTGTAAAAGATATTCTTTCTAAGTCAAAATTTTTTTCTACAAGTCGAAAGcaattaaattatagaaaagtgtcaattaacttcaaattaaaCCTTTATTAATAGAACTTAACATAATCAAacattaatgatcattaatatCAACATTAACCATTCATCAATAACAAACTTTCGTATCCGATCGGTTGCGTTTCTGCATCCAGCTGCTCGGTCCATTGGACTCAACATGTAGTCATACTTGATTGGCCGACTCTCAGCCTATagttacaaatattattttatcattaataatcaATGTATTTGTCTAATTTCGGTATATACCAAGTGATTAAGGTATAATGTTGGTTTTgcttaattgtattttttacgTATAGTATGACGAAAGAGATTGTTGTTTAGAAAAGaagattaaaatagaaaaagattcTGATGCGTGAAGACAGCGTACAAGGTTCATGCACGGAGTCGCAActcaacataaaataaaattaatatcataaaaatattgcTTAAAGCTCCTTATCGGCATCGGAGTTACAATTATTGTTTCagtgatattttattaaattgatgaaGAAATGAAAGCAAAATGTAAAAGATGGATCGAAGCCTATTCAGTGACCACAACTTTTTTCATACAGAATAACAAAAGTaccattaaataaatatattttcattagaGAATGAATTGCACAGTCGTACTTCAAAAAACGGAAAgcagaaataaaatatacaacCAAGAACGTGACACTCTAATTCTGTAGTGCAATGCACTTTTTCAAGTActaattcatttactttttttctacAATATTGCCTATAAAGATGATCTCAATCATTAGTtatgtttttcatatttaagtAACACAGAAGATAGATCAACACGGAAATGcaaaacataaaaagataattatatgCATAGAATAGATTAgtatgattattaaaaaaaaaaaaatattgtctcaCCACATGTTAACATAAGCAAtgaaataattatgaaaattttaagcaGAGTTAATTTtggtgaaaaaataatttaatattgatgGCATGTGCTGGCTGAGAAGGTGGTGACATTCCTCTGTTAAGGAATCAGTTTAGGGATCAGTTAACaaatccattttaattaagGTGATTTAATTATTACGAACTCATCCCCTCCACTCATGATCCTAATAGAGACATTCTTGCTATAATAATCTAATTACAGAGTCGTCGAAGCACACTtctatagtttttttattttttttttatttttttaattttaatttatgttggGTGTGAGTGTGTTTTGGAATCAGatgaaatgaatatttaattaataaaaaagtcgTAATTAGCTGTGTGTATGAGTTATGGGTTAAGTTAAGCCAACCGGAATGGAATAGAAAAGCATATCGGGTTCCTGCACGTCTTAATTGAAGGGACACGTGTCAAATTCTCCGGAAGACCCGCACCCCATCACGTGATTAAAATGTATGCACACTTTCTCTCTTCACGTGGCCAACTCATCTATCATAGTTGGTGGCTCCACCATATTTATTTacgttaattaattaattaattaattaattaatctagAAACTTAATCCCTTATGCATATGTATGTATGGTTGGTGTGTATTGTATAATTTAAGCGAAAAGGAGCACACGGCTCACATGAAGTTTGGTTATGGTTTATGTGTATCATAATTAGATAGTAGTCAGATTTGTACTTGAAATGGTGGTTCAATCAATCTGAAAATGGTAGAAATGTACTGAAATGAAATTCATGAGAAGGAGTAGGtgcatttaaaataaaattcctaATATTGTGTTGGTGAAGAAGAATGAGAAAGGAGTTGAAACGCTGAGTTACTTTTGTAGAATGTTCAACGTTTGTACTGGCATCATGTTGCAGAGTATGTGATACATCAAGTGACTCTTCAACTACTTCTACTTTAGCTTTTTCTGATGCAAGCGTGCGTCATTTCactcactttcatcaaaatcaaatagtttaaaccttttttatgattaatagagattaattaaaaattaaaaattaaaatgagagagtgagagagaagaAGGGAAGAGTAGTTTGTTGTTAGAAATAGGGGAGCACGGTTGAGAGAGCACGTGAAGAAGCAGTAAGTCACGTGCGATGATCCCCTGCCGTTGGTCTACCCCGCGTGCGGTGGGGACCATCTATGTATGGAGTTTGATGAAATCAGCTTTAACCGCCGTTGGGTGTTTAGTTACCTGGGTGATGGGTGATGGATGATGTATGTGAATGAATGGATGATGGGATGGGATGGGAGAGTGGGTGTGGGTATCTTAGTGGTGAGGGTGTCACGTGGGGGTGGGTGAGGGACCCACAGAGGGAGGGATGGAAAAGTGGGAAAAGAGGAGAGTGGGGGCATGTGCTTTCCTTTCTCAACTGACCTGTCGTTTATGGGTGATTCAAATCTGAAAGCGATGCAATAAGAGAGACACTTCTTTCACATGAGGTGCCTCACTCACGTGCCTCACTCACGtgcttctctttttttttgtcgTTTTTCTCATGCATGCCATCCCATGGACCCACTTCTGGTAGGACAAGTGTCTCCATCCACCCCACTCTGTCCCACATtccattacttttttttttttttcttctcaatttccTATTCCTATTCCCTCCACTTTACATTTCTTAATACAAcaatacttttctatttttatttctccTATCTctccaaaatttaaataatattcctctttaaaataaaataaaataatcaaagaacGCGTACACTATATTTTCCAACTccgatttaattttttattaagcaAACAATCCTGTCACGGGAAAACTGTTACAGAGTGTCCAATTTGCATGAATCCAATACTATTTAGATCAATTTCATAACGATTTCTATTTGAAAGCGTTTAAGGatgaaacaataaattattGGAAAATAATATAGAAGCTTCAAATTAGAAATCCTTAGAACTTTGTCGAGATTACATTATTTTGTTTACATTATCAGCAATATTTTGACACAGCATTTTTAACCTAGttagtaaatatataaatgattgcAACGTGATATTTTTCGTACCATTTAAGAGATATTGATGtgagaatagaaaaaatagagattatttgtgtaatttctcccattatcgtaaatagttagaataatttaatatagaaattaaacCCTCAACTGATTTAGCTTTATATCCTCTTCCAAACTTTCCCAATTTTTATGGACTGGGCCATGAGTTCTGAATCAATGCTACTGTTGAGTTTCTGCTCGAAAATAACCAAACACTCCACATCCACCAAAGAGCATGTTTGGAAATTCGTTTCGATATCATTTCAACATAGATTTAggtgtattaatttttttttctaaacacgTTTAAGagtttaaatatgtaaaacGAGTAACTTTGTACCCTGATATGtacttgaaaaatttaaattagtgaCAAAGTAGTCTctgcttatttaaaaaaattcttcattaaaatttaCTGATCCAGTAATTAGCCACAAAAATGTCACTGAAGGGGTTGCAAACAGAAGCTGCTTTGGTACAGCCAAAGTTCGTGCCGAACGTAGTACAACACACTCCTGATGTTTTAGTGCTTTCATGATTCGTGACGCAATGGGACTGGAGTTTACACACTCATTGGAGGCAACTGTACATTTTGCTTTTTCTCTGTACGACTGTACCCAAATAAGCGATACACTTACATAGTgcaaaaaataatgtcatcatGCATAGACTTCGAGTGATGAGAATTGTGCATACAAGAAGAATCGGTAAACAAATACTCTagttttcaatttaaaagtCCTCTCTTATTCCATCCAGGTAGAAAGCAAATAGATTACACTACTATCCCCTAACTCCGACTTGAATTTTACAATGGAGAACAATAATCACTGCAATAGATAGAAGCACTCCACAGAGagaagtaaaacaaaaataacgcAGATCAAGCACAACCCACTTTCTCCATCATGGTGGAACTGACAACGTTGTTTACAAAGGCGTAAAAGCATTGCCTGCAACAATTAGGCATTAAAGTAGATTTCTGAAACTGAGGAGTATTGTCGGAATGACAGCATACTGAGCAAGAGGAGGATGTGCTGCACTTTTGCTGCTCAGAACTGCAGGCAGCTAAGATGGTATGGGTAGCCTGCCTAGCAACTACCTTGAAGGTATCAAAACCTGCATCACGAACAGAAGTGAAATACTTTCATTCAAGTAACAATTATCATTTGCATAAACATGTTTAACAGTTTTACAACATGCATTCGAGAAAAACCACTTCAAAATAAGAAGTTTCTGACACAATTTTTGTTTTGCGTGATAAAAATTGAGAAACCAAGATGAGGGATGGAATTTATGTTTGGCATACGAATGCATTCGGCCACATGACTGATTATTTCTCCAAAATAAGCTGAACTATGCACACACGCTACCTAACTAAAGATCACATATGGATTGTAAAATGTGTAAACAAAGCACCTATAAATATTTCAGCCAATACGATAATGTAAATCTAGCGCAAAAATCTGAATTTTGATAACCAATTACCTAATTTTTTATCTCTGGTTAAGAGCTTCAGATTCAATTTGACAAGAGACTGGATCTCAGTTTTTGCATCGTCAGTTTTTCCTGTGCTTCCATCCTCGAGACTACCAgctaatttcttttcttcattgaCAAGATCCACGTCCTTACAAGGGGAGAGGTTACTAACAAACTTGCCACGCGAGGAAGCTAAATCTACCGAGGTTACCTGGCAAGcatttctctcttcttcacGAAATGGAGCACCACCCTGGATATTAGTAGGGACCTTTCTAGACAATGGGCTTTCACAATATCCTTCTGAATGAGTATTATGGTCCCTTACACGGTGTATCATCTCCTCACATCTAactctacttttctttttctcttccaactttAGAGTTGAGCAATTTTTGAAATTCTGGAAGAGTCTAGAATAGTCACACTGCTTCTCTTTCGCAGTGTTCCTTAAGTTTAATTCTTTGGAATGTTGATCTTTCAGTTCTGGGAAATTAGAGCGTTCAACTGATGTTTTACGAGCTCCACTACATGAGGGTCTATCTACTCCCTGCCGATTGCTTCTAATTCTCTGAGGAGTTGCTTGCTTCCTCTTTGCTCTGTCCACCATTTTCCAAGCCTTCTCAACATTATCTTTAAAGACTCTCTCATTCAACGTTTTGCCAGAAGAAGGACCACCCTGGACAGTGGATTGCTGCACGCTTGTGGAAGTCCCAGAATGTGAATCATACAGTTTTCCATGTGATAATGATCTAGAATCTTGCTTTTGACTAACCGTACTGCTGGCTTGATCTGCATCACAATGGAACCGTAATGAACCACTCCTCAAAGCATTCCAGTTCTCACGAAACGCCTTAATATTACGCTGCATACTATTGACACCTTTGGCAGGACTTTTTCCTTTGAATCTACTTAACCTATCTGATAAAGGAATAGCAGAAGGAGATGACAGGTTCTGTTGTAAAGGAGATGTCCTTGGTCTTTTAACCACCCGACTGCCTGTTTCCCTCACAATATCAAAGATATCAACGGTTTCACTTGGCTCAGCCTCTGGCACAACACATTGTTGGTCTGATTCTTCATTGGCATTGGTCTCCCGGGAAATAGCACAATCGTGGCAAAACCAATCACCTTCAGGAACAGTATATCCCAGGCCAACACAGTATGTGTGTGAAGCAGAATCACAAAGATCACAAAGTAGTAGAAGATGTTCATCTGTCCCAGCACGACAAACACCACATTTGGTTTCACCATAAGAATCGACAGGACCAATTGCCACATTCCCGTGAGGATGAT
This genomic stretch from Vigna radiata var. radiata cultivar VC1973A chromosome 7, Vradiata_ver6, whole genome shotgun sequence harbors:
- the LOC106768927 gene encoding uncharacterized protein LOC106768927 — encoded protein: MGSSSASSSSPKKRAKSQVEEDEDDEESVCCGICYAERGVSIAGEIDCCSHYFCFVCIMEWAKHESRCPICRQRFSNVRRLPMHGVFSSSRDVKVPHRDQAYHPHGNVAIGPVDSYGETKCGVCRAGTDEHLLLLCDLCDSASHTYCVGLGYTVPEGDWFCHDCAISRETNANEESDQQCVVPEAEPSETVDIFDIVRETGSRVVKRPRTSPLQQNLSSPSAIPLSDRLSRFKGKSPAKGVNSMQRNIKAFRENWNALRSGSLRFHCDADQASSTVSQKQDSRSLSHGKLYDSHSGTSTSVQQSTVQGGPSSGKTLNERVFKDNVEKAWKMVDRAKRKQATPQRIRSNRQGVDRPSCSGARKTSVERSNFPELKDQHSKELNLRNTAKEKQCDYSRLFQNFKNCSTLKLEEKKKSRVRCEEMIHRVRDHNTHSEGYCESPLSRKVPTNIQGGAPFREEERNACQVTSVDLASSRGKFVSNLSPCKDVDLVNEEKKLAGSLEDGSTGKTDDAKTEIQSLVKLNLKLLTRDKKLGFDTFKVVARQATHTILAACSSEQQKCSTSSSCSVCCHSDNTPQFQKSTLMPNCCRQCFYAFVNNVVSSTMMEKVGCA